Proteins encoded within one genomic window of Bacillus sp. F19:
- a CDS encoding YafY family transcriptional regulator, with product MSKFQRLFRILFHINRNRKVTAKELSNEFGVSVRTIQRDLAELEEWGMPIYSKQGPHGGYTVLKNNILPPLFFTEDEGLALYFSYEHLMHYQTLPFQTEIKAASDKLYLSFNDAIKKKINEIRNHVSFWTPPQKISAPFLNDVLGSAVSQTQIEIEYEGKKGKAFRKILPYGIYASKGLWYCPAYDYSNEEDRLFRVDRICGIKFMDAEVSIRTNLSEWVSKMEQREQIPLKVQLTKNGVRECKSIPYLADHITLQHDGTGSISAKIPIDEINFMARHFYLLGGDVFVEEPQELIEVILSHASAMLDRYNN from the coding sequence ATGTCAAAATTTCAGCGATTATTCAGGATCCTGTTCCACATAAACCGGAACAGAAAAGTAACGGCAAAGGAATTATCTAATGAGTTTGGAGTATCTGTCCGCACCATCCAGCGTGATTTGGCCGAGCTTGAAGAATGGGGCATGCCTATATATAGTAAACAAGGACCTCACGGGGGATACACTGTTTTGAAAAATAACATTCTTCCGCCGCTTTTCTTTACTGAAGACGAAGGACTGGCTTTATATTTTTCATATGAGCACCTGATGCACTACCAAACCCTGCCGTTTCAAACTGAAATTAAGGCCGCTTCCGATAAACTATATTTATCATTTAATGACGCAATCAAAAAGAAAATAAACGAAATAAGGAATCACGTGTCCTTTTGGACTCCTCCTCAGAAAATTTCCGCGCCTTTTCTAAATGATGTTCTCGGCAGCGCCGTCAGCCAAACGCAAATCGAGATAGAATATGAGGGAAAGAAAGGGAAAGCCTTTCGCAAAATTCTTCCATATGGCATTTATGCATCTAAAGGGTTATGGTATTGTCCAGCCTATGACTACAGCAATGAGGAGGACCGATTATTCAGAGTGGACCGAATCTGCGGCATTAAGTTCATGGATGCAGAAGTATCTATAAGAACGAACCTATCAGAATGGGTATCTAAAATGGAACAGCGGGAACAGATTCCTTTAAAGGTTCAATTGACGAAAAATGGAGTGAGGGAATGCAAGAGCATACCATACCTTGCTGATCATATCACTCTTCAACATGATGGAACAGGCAGCATCTCTGCCAAAATCCCTATAGATGAAATCAACTTTATGGCCAGGCACTTTTATTTGCTTGGAGGGGACGTTTTCGTAGAAGAACCGCAGGAACTGATAGAGGTGATATTATCACATGCGAGTGCCATGCTGGATCGGTATAACAATTAA
- a CDS encoding dihydrofolate reductase family protein: MSRKIVLFIAISLDGYIARTDGDISWLDEVQGEGDNGFSEFIGSIDTVVMGKKTYDHVLVLTNNQYPYEGKTSYVFTRNETSTNSDIHFTNEDPVSLAGKLKSQKGEDIWLVGGAGLLDSFMKEKLVDEYIITTAPIILGDGIPLFKTNNPEIKLKLKSTRQFGEFVENHYVNV; encoded by the coding sequence ATGAGCCGAAAGATTGTTTTATTCATTGCAATTAGTCTTGATGGATACATTGCACGAACAGATGGGGATATCAGCTGGCTAGATGAGGTACAGGGTGAAGGGGACAATGGCTTTAGTGAGTTTATCGGATCCATTGATACGGTCGTGATGGGAAAAAAAACGTATGACCATGTTCTTGTTTTAACCAATAATCAGTATCCGTATGAAGGAAAAACCAGCTATGTATTTACAAGAAATGAAACCAGCACGAATTCAGATATTCATTTTACAAATGAAGACCCTGTTTCGTTAGCTGGAAAATTAAAATCACAGAAAGGCGAAGACATATGGCTTGTTGGAGGAGCCGGACTATTGGACAGCTTTATGAAAGAAAAATTGGTCGATGAGTACATAATCACGACTGCCCCGATTATTTTAGGTGACGGCATTCCGCTGTTTAAGACAAATAATCCTGAAATCAAGCTTAAGCTGAAGAGCACCAGACAGTTTGGGGAATTTGTAGAGAATCATTATGTGAATGTCTGA
- a CDS encoding AraC family transcriptional regulator, with the protein MYNVTFIVEETAEKDKMTAWIHEELKDSLKKDEGNKITSINIAVVEIAKLFDWVKIHRLQKQHHDCIIFPLLDPSMLKTSPIAIELKLQSMLVKPVKKHTFIKSLRKVITSNKNESAVITNYGSIVQQLEHDRGTDARLLPFQEAFLRRLLRAEVKSEEELFAARPYLPDNSVPNAVCFIQGFIHNQSREKTESAPLLIQTVFKELFSQVGQQLSFLAYKKHLLMLIQVPHDFSSIRSWQEGESKLLHGMEVLRNKHGIHLYIGVGSIYREPLLLSHSYREARKARRTPHYNRLSLRYFEEITDNPQINTCTNFIAEHCQSELTTKIVADQINISVPYFCKLFKKETGRSFVEYVTFVRLQRAVWMLRHTDQTIEQIADELGFNTPNYFSSTFKKYVSITPSEYRLTDEILFV; encoded by the coding sequence GTGTACAACGTTACATTCATAGTGGAAGAAACAGCAGAAAAAGATAAAATGACTGCATGGATACATGAAGAATTAAAGGATTCCCTGAAAAAAGATGAAGGCAATAAGATCACTTCTATTAATATTGCCGTCGTAGAGATTGCTAAGCTATTTGACTGGGTCAAAATTCACCGGCTGCAAAAACAGCACCATGACTGCATCATCTTTCCGCTTCTTGACCCATCTATGCTGAAAACATCTCCAATTGCCATCGAACTGAAGCTGCAATCCATGCTTGTGAAACCCGTCAAAAAACATACCTTTATTAAAAGCTTAAGGAAAGTGATTACGTCTAATAAAAATGAAAGCGCAGTCATAACAAATTATGGTTCAATCGTTCAGCAGCTGGAACATGACCGCGGGACAGATGCGCGTCTCCTTCCTTTTCAAGAAGCTTTCCTGCGCAGACTGCTCCGTGCCGAAGTAAAATCAGAAGAAGAGCTGTTTGCAGCACGTCCCTATCTTCCTGATAACTCAGTTCCAAACGCAGTTTGCTTCATACAGGGATTTATTCACAATCAGAGCAGGGAAAAAACAGAATCTGCCCCTCTTCTCATTCAGACAGTCTTTAAAGAGCTTTTTTCACAAGTGGGCCAGCAGCTGTCTTTTCTTGCTTACAAAAAACATTTGCTAATGCTCATCCAGGTTCCGCATGACTTCTCATCCATTCGGTCCTGGCAGGAAGGTGAAAGCAAATTGCTCCATGGAATGGAAGTACTGAGAAATAAACATGGCATTCATTTATATATAGGTGTCGGTTCCATTTACAGAGAGCCTTTGCTTTTGTCCCATTCTTACCGGGAAGCACGCAAAGCAAGACGCACTCCGCACTACAACCGGCTCTCCCTTCGCTATTTTGAGGAAATAACCGATAATCCTCAAATCAATACATGCACAAACTTTATTGCCGAGCACTGTCAAAGTGAACTGACGACTAAAATTGTTGCAGATCAAATTAACATCAGTGTGCCTTATTTCTGCAAACTCTTCAAAAAAGAAACCGGACGCAGCTTTGTTGAATATGTAACCTTCGTCAGGCTCCAGCGCGCAGTCTGGATGCTCCGGCATACGGATCAAACAATTGAGCAAATTGCAGATGAACTTGGCTTTAATACCCCGAACTATTTCAGTTCTACCTTTAAAAAATACGTGAGCATTACCCCGAGCGAATATCGGCTGACGGATGAAATTCTGTTCGTATAA
- a CDS encoding cation acetate symporter, whose product MAALFEPKMLLTIFLMGTIVYITYLSKRNTTASDFFVGGRSFGWFTNGSAIGGDYLSAATFLGIAGLTFQLGYDGAYYAFCFSIGLTLLAIFVAGPLRRFGAYTVADFLGYRFHSKRARLAAVAVVLAISGFYAAPQLLGAAQILSMFFGTSYEFGIIFTCSVMIFYVGIGGMKGTTLNQALELWIRLGAFILMVVAAIYGGLYYERILASVTEFTGTIAGTATFAPDGKDVVHDGQTWIGTGNYFPSFWQTISMTIGLALGTIGLPHILLRFYTNPSAKAARKSALMAILIASVFFFFAVYLGAVGRSIFLSGSADPQVMKDLVAGGNNMVIPSTAQALGGEWLLGLVIAGAFAAVFSNLSGLFIASSGALAHDLYATFLRKNITQKERVIAGKVSILVLGVLYGALGLLVKEASIGHLVALAFTVAASTFTPIFILGIWWRGMTEKGAIAGLVLGLLSSMYMIFFPTTLPEFLQFRVPGLITVPIGFLSVYIVSKLDRKVPSDVNDFMRKVHSKESEIA is encoded by the coding sequence ATGGCTGCTTTATTTGAACCCAAAATGCTGCTCACCATTTTTCTGATGGGAACGATTGTCTACATTACGTATCTTTCAAAGCGGAATACAACGGCTTCAGACTTTTTTGTAGGCGGCCGAAGCTTCGGCTGGTTTACAAATGGATCTGCCATCGGAGGGGATTATTTAAGTGCTGCCACATTCCTCGGGATTGCAGGCCTGACGTTTCAGCTTGGCTATGATGGAGCCTATTATGCTTTTTGCTTCTCTATCGGATTAACCCTTCTTGCAATCTTTGTTGCGGGACCGTTACGCAGATTTGGTGCTTATACGGTTGCGGATTTTCTTGGCTACCGCTTTCACAGCAAACGGGCACGACTTGCTGCGGTTGCCGTCGTATTGGCTATTTCAGGATTCTATGCTGCGCCGCAATTATTGGGAGCGGCACAAATTTTAAGCATGTTCTTTGGTACAAGTTATGAATTTGGAATTATTTTTACTTGCAGTGTCATGATCTTCTACGTTGGAATCGGCGGAATGAAAGGAACTACTTTAAACCAGGCGCTCGAATTATGGATTCGTCTTGGCGCATTTATTTTAATGGTAGTAGCGGCGATATACGGCGGTTTATATTATGAAAGAATTCTTGCATCCGTTACAGAATTTACAGGAACCATTGCCGGAACTGCAACGTTTGCTCCTGACGGAAAAGACGTTGTCCATGACGGTCAAACTTGGATTGGCACCGGAAACTACTTTCCTTCCTTCTGGCAGACCATTTCTATGACAATCGGACTTGCGTTAGGTACGATTGGTCTTCCGCATATTCTATTGCGCTTTTATACAAACCCAAGTGCAAAGGCTGCTCGTAAATCAGCTCTTATGGCGATCTTAATTGCAAGCGTTTTCTTTTTCTTCGCGGTTTACCTTGGAGCAGTTGGAAGATCAATTTTCTTAAGCGGTTCAGCGGATCCTCAAGTGATGAAAGATCTTGTAGCCGGAGGAAACAACATGGTCATTCCTTCAACTGCACAGGCTCTAGGCGGAGAATGGCTGCTTGGGCTTGTTATTGCAGGTGCATTTGCAGCAGTATTCTCAAACTTGTCCGGATTATTTATCGCAAGCTCTGGTGCTTTGGCACATGATTTATATGCAACTTTTTTAAGAAAGAATATTACTCAAAAAGAACGCGTTATTGCAGGTAAGGTCTCGATTCTCGTTTTAGGTGTTCTATATGGAGCACTTGGTCTTCTTGTAAAAGAAGCATCAATTGGTCACCTTGTTGCACTGGCCTTTACTGTTGCTGCAAGTACATTTACACCTATCTTCATCCTCGGTATCTGGTGGAGAGGCATGACAGAAAAAGGGGCAATCGCAGGACTGGTTCTCGGGCTGCTCTCATCCATGTATATGATTTTCTTCCCGACGACACTGCCTGAATTCCTTCAATTCAGAGTACCTGGCCTGATCACCGTTCCAATCGGATTCCTGTCTGTTTATATTGTATCGAAACTTGACCGTAAAGTTCCTTCTGATGTAAACGACTTTATGAGAAAAGTGCATTCGAAAGAATCTGAGATTGCTTGA
- a CDS encoding YndJ family protein: MKFRSIAIIHIVLFLVSVLFHAGPWYFLLLTAAQLVYVPLVLQLVMKKGDWFYKLYPYVSIPGYASVFILQITGENSFDVFFAGVYLFFTIITAAYGCSRFLSRGFIHFEEFSVDIGLFSLMVGGAWFFAHIADIETGFSPIIRWLTGIHFHYSSFLLPIFAGFLGRISKPPFYRLSTSILIVSPIIVALGITFSVWLELLSVLFYIVGIYGLIYLSFNVPLQQAKWLIRLSFSSLGITILFSLAYALGNVWGDFTVTITFMLNFHGMLNCGLFALLGVIGWSNFTPSAPDAAAFPISKIRGKRVIGEKILDKIADKNSAEYEGLVDNMGIYEPHISLNTLSKDIISFYENTNQYRLLAEVKWHNWFKTFAILYRFISRQVKQINLPVSSKQAEMTGNIYPVKKENDDRESARAWVRKVNGETAFVALYSYHRTNEKTYMNIALPLPRSAMIGILELKQNGQNLQLSSKREKPDSDGGVYLAFGQYLFKLPIEEVFHVEETAGSNLKAKHKMWIFSIPFLTIYYSIVKKQENSL, encoded by the coding sequence ATGAAGTTTCGTAGCATAGCTATTATTCACATTGTATTATTTCTAGTATCCGTGCTTTTCCATGCAGGTCCATGGTATTTTTTATTGCTTACAGCAGCACAGCTTGTCTATGTTCCGCTAGTTTTGCAGCTCGTCATGAAAAAAGGGGACTGGTTTTATAAGCTGTATCCCTATGTTTCGATTCCTGGTTATGCATCTGTATTTATCTTGCAAATAACGGGTGAAAACTCATTTGATGTCTTTTTTGCAGGTGTCTATTTGTTCTTTACGATTATCACAGCAGCTTATGGATGCTCACGTTTTTTAAGCCGGGGTTTTATCCATTTTGAGGAATTTTCCGTGGATATAGGTCTTTTTTCCTTAATGGTCGGCGGGGCTTGGTTCTTTGCCCATATAGCAGATATTGAAACTGGCTTTTCCCCTATCATCAGGTGGCTGACAGGCATTCACTTTCACTATTCTTCCTTTTTGCTGCCGATTTTTGCAGGGTTTTTGGGAAGAATTTCGAAACCTCCATTTTACCGGCTTTCGACTTCAATCCTGATTGTATCCCCAATTATTGTAGCGCTGGGGATTACCTTTTCAGTCTGGCTTGAGCTATTGTCGGTCCTATTTTACATTGTTGGCATATATGGTTTGATCTATCTCTCATTTAATGTGCCGCTTCAACAAGCGAAATGGCTGATCAGACTGTCCTTTTCATCTCTTGGGATCACGATTCTTTTTTCTTTGGCTTATGCCCTGGGAAATGTATGGGGAGATTTCACCGTAACCATTACCTTTATGCTTAATTTTCATGGCATGCTGAATTGCGGCTTATTTGCTTTACTTGGGGTGATTGGATGGTCCAATTTCACGCCTTCTGCCCCAGATGCTGCGGCCTTTCCAATCAGCAAAATCAGAGGAAAAAGAGTGATTGGCGAAAAAATACTGGATAAGATAGCAGACAAGAATTCAGCTGAATACGAGGGACTGGTAGATAATATGGGAATCTATGAACCTCACATTTCTCTGAATACCCTGTCTAAAGACATTATCAGCTTTTATGAAAATACGAATCAATACCGCCTGCTTGCAGAGGTGAAATGGCACAACTGGTTCAAGACATTCGCAATCCTCTACCGATTTATCAGCCGGCAAGTGAAGCAAATTAATCTGCCGGTATCAAGCAAGCAGGCTGAAATGACCGGAAACATCTATCCGGTAAAAAAAGAAAACGATGACAGAGAATCTGCCCGGGCATGGGTGAGGAAAGTAAATGGCGAAACTGCCTTTGTAGCCCTCTATTCGTATCACAGAACAAATGAAAAAACTTATATGAACATTGCGCTTCCTCTCCCTCGCTCAGCCATGATTGGGATACTGGAACTCAAGCAGAATGGGCAGAACCTTCAGCTTTCAAGTAAAAGAGAGAAGCCGGATTCAGATGGCGGTGTGTACTTAGCTTTTGGACAATATCTTTTCAAGCTGCCGATTGAGGAAGTTTTTCATGTTGAGGAAACAGCTGGAAGTAATCTTAAAGCAAAGCATAAGATGTGGATTTTTTCGATTCCCTTTTTGACTATTTATTATTCAATTGTAAAAAAACAAGAAAACTCCTTATAG
- a CDS encoding DUF4166 domain-containing protein, protein MSIYRSVLGDQYKRLHPKLQKRYEFPFTAKGVMRTIKGGPKWLYPVFLAGVRFKLLFPEYGKDIPFTIRNTPCTGSNGEEQVHWERIFYFKNKKRYFNALMSLDSKRNLIKDYLGEPKLFYSDLAFHVNDNGQLKIESRCQRLVLGNLEIPMPRMLQGLASVTESYDDERNIFLIKVAVKNPVIGTVFTYEGEFTADEVS, encoded by the coding sequence ATGTCTATTTATAGAAGTGTATTAGGCGATCAGTATAAGCGGCTCCATCCCAAGCTTCAAAAAAGGTATGAGTTTCCCTTTACAGCTAAAGGGGTGATGAGAACAATAAAAGGCGGTCCTAAATGGTTATATCCCGTCTTTTTAGCAGGAGTCCGCTTTAAACTCCTATTTCCGGAGTATGGGAAAGATATTCCGTTTACGATCAGGAATACACCGTGCACTGGTTCAAATGGAGAAGAACAGGTTCACTGGGAACGGATCTTTTATTTTAAAAATAAGAAAAGGTACTTCAATGCCTTAATGAGTCTGGATTCTAAAAGAAACTTGATTAAAGATTACCTGGGTGAGCCGAAACTGTTCTATTCAGATTTAGCTTTCCATGTGAATGATAACGGTCAATTAAAAATAGAGTCCAGATGTCAGCGGCTTGTTCTTGGAAATCTTGAGATTCCCATGCCGAGAATGCTTCAGGGATTGGCCTCGGTTACAGAATCATATGACGATGAAAGAAATATCTTTTTAATAAAGGTTGCAGTCAAAAATCCTGTCATTGGCACTGTTTTTACATATGAAGGAGAGTTTACAGCAGATGAAGTTTCGTAG
- a CDS encoding DoxX-like family protein — translation MKRKPIFVEIPIGSDMEKLWNATQTPDLHSSWDLRFSSITYLPKKENEPQHFLYKTNIGFGQSVHGWGKSAGTFHAEDGSRTSSLHFGTDQKISLIKEGKGYWKYIQKQDTLTFLTQYDYKVNFGRLGTFCDGMIFRPLIGWATALSFDVLKRWLEKNEAPSSQYLRFFSTWLISYLFFFIWTYHGTVPKLLFQQPEEVSMTQNLLSISMRQASSIVSAVGIAEILFGLLWLLPINKRRLFGVQIMAFPLLSLSAVLAEPANLVHPFSPITFNAALFTLSIIGFLQSRDLPTASSCKRKR, via the coding sequence ATGAAAAGAAAACCAATTTTCGTAGAAATACCGATCGGCTCAGACATGGAAAAACTATGGAACGCAACACAAACTCCAGACTTGCATTCGAGCTGGGATTTGCGTTTTTCATCGATTACATACCTTCCGAAAAAAGAGAACGAACCTCAGCATTTTTTATACAAAACCAACATTGGCTTTGGGCAGAGCGTCCATGGATGGGGAAAAAGTGCAGGGACCTTTCATGCTGAAGATGGATCGAGGACATCCTCCCTTCATTTCGGAACTGATCAAAAAATCTCCCTTATCAAAGAAGGCAAGGGTTACTGGAAGTACATACAAAAACAAGACACACTGACTTTTCTGACACAATACGATTATAAAGTGAACTTTGGCCGATTAGGAACGTTCTGTGATGGAATGATCTTTCGGCCGTTAATCGGCTGGGCAACTGCCTTAAGCTTTGATGTCCTGAAAAGATGGCTTGAAAAGAACGAAGCGCCATCCTCCCAGTATTTACGCTTTTTTAGTACATGGCTTATTTCCTATCTTTTCTTTTTTATATGGACCTATCACGGCACAGTGCCTAAATTGCTTTTTCAGCAGCCCGAAGAAGTATCTATGACGCAAAACTTGCTGTCCATTTCCATGAGACAGGCTTCCTCAATCGTATCTGCGGTTGGCATAGCTGAAATTCTCTTCGGACTGCTGTGGCTTTTGCCGATTAATAAAAGAAGGTTATTTGGCGTGCAGATCATGGCTTTTCCGCTTCTATCGCTTTCAGCCGTTTTGGCAGAGCCTGCAAACCTGGTTCATCCATTCAGTCCAATTACCTTCAATGCTGCTTTATTCACCCTTTCTATAATTGGATTCCTCCAAAGCCGGGACCTTCCGACAGCCAGCAGCTGCAAGAGAAAGAGATAA
- a CDS encoding histidine phosphatase family protein translates to MTKIGIIRHGRTAWNVERRAQGSSDIPLDENGMEEAVKLAERLSSEDWNLIYASPLARAKQTAEYIAAKLGNLPIQFDARLKEVDGGQIEGTTEAERIKKWGADWRELDLGIEKTDAVIKRGQLFFEELIKKHPEKNILIVSHGMFISHFLRQVVPHLEMKDALRNTSISTIVKGEKGWNCDLYNCTRHL, encoded by the coding sequence ATGACGAAAATAGGGATTATCCGCCATGGACGCACGGCTTGGAATGTAGAGAGAAGAGCACAAGGGAGCTCAGATATTCCGCTTGATGAAAATGGAATGGAAGAAGCCGTGAAGCTTGCGGAAAGGTTAAGCTCTGAGGACTGGAATCTGATTTATGCAAGTCCGTTGGCAAGGGCAAAACAGACCGCGGAATACATAGCAGCAAAGCTTGGAAATCTGCCCATTCAATTCGATGCAAGACTAAAGGAAGTGGACGGAGGTCAAATAGAAGGAACGACAGAAGCGGAAAGAATAAAGAAATGGGGAGCTGACTGGAGGGAGCTCGATCTTGGAATTGAGAAGACTGACGCTGTCATCAAAAGAGGTCAGTTGTTTTTTGAAGAATTAATAAAGAAGCACCCTGAAAAAAACATTTTGATTGTCAGTCACGGAATGTTTATCTCCCACTTTTTAAGACAGGTTGTGCCTCATTTAGAAATGAAGGATGCACTGAGAAATACGTCGATCTCGACAATCGTCAAAGGGGAAAAGGGATGGAATTGCGACTTATATAATTGTACAAGACATTTGTAA